The following are encoded in a window of Sinomonas cyclohexanicum genomic DNA:
- a CDS encoding chloride channel protein, with the protein MPSAATRGSRIRVLGKRLGERLGVGSVPLVFLAVVVGLGAGLAAVAFRWLIVGATQLFSGTADYAGTVGHPANHWVPWLGPAFVVLAPVVGGLLYGPLVHFFAREARGHGVPEVMYAVARRGGRIKGRVAVVKALASAITIGSGGSVGREGPIVQIGSALGSRLGTWAGSSEAQLRTLVACGAAGGIAATFNAPIAGVFFALELILRDFAARSFAAVMLASIAASVVGRSLLGNYPFLQLPPFTVSNPAEMLLFALLGLVAGGIGVLFSKALYAIEDACDWLWRGPEWLRPAAGGLLLGTLLLVLPQMYGVGYPVLEGSVLGRYALGFLLLLAAAKVLATSLTIGIGGSGGVFAPSLFIGATAGAAFGQAAAMVFPSLSGDAGAFALVGMGAVFAGSTRAAITAGLIIFELSGEYSLILPLLLAVLAATAVSALASGDTIYTRKLIRRGVDISAPATGRTSLAGLSVGAAMGAAPTPVPDSLSAKETARLLAAPDSRALPVVGADGRLAGVITPAAVAEGLEGAEDPDRLTAGSLAQAAAALTRDEPLDAAVEAVLAAGETDGLPVVDADGTLCGWLTTEHVLHRILTAT; encoded by the coding sequence GTGCCGTCTGCCGCGACGCGCGGGTCCCGGATCAGGGTGCTCGGCAAACGCTTGGGCGAGAGGCTCGGGGTGGGGTCCGTGCCGTTGGTGTTCCTGGCGGTGGTCGTGGGGCTGGGGGCGGGCCTGGCCGCGGTGGCGTTCCGCTGGCTCATTGTCGGCGCTACGCAGCTCTTCTCGGGCACAGCCGACTACGCGGGTACCGTGGGGCATCCTGCCAACCACTGGGTTCCGTGGCTCGGGCCGGCGTTCGTGGTCCTCGCCCCGGTCGTCGGGGGCCTGCTCTACGGCCCGCTCGTGCACTTCTTCGCCCGCGAGGCCCGCGGCCATGGCGTCCCGGAGGTGATGTACGCCGTGGCACGCCGGGGAGGGCGGATCAAGGGCCGGGTCGCGGTGGTGAAGGCCCTGGCCTCGGCCATCACGATCGGATCGGGCGGCTCTGTGGGCAGGGAAGGGCCGATCGTCCAGATCGGCTCGGCGCTGGGATCCCGGCTCGGGACCTGGGCCGGCTCCTCGGAGGCACAGCTGCGCACCCTTGTGGCCTGCGGGGCGGCCGGGGGCATTGCGGCGACCTTCAACGCCCCCATCGCCGGGGTGTTCTTCGCGCTCGAGCTGATCCTGCGGGACTTCGCCGCCCGTTCGTTCGCGGCGGTCATGCTCGCCTCGATCGCGGCCTCGGTCGTGGGCCGGTCGCTGCTGGGCAACTACCCGTTCCTGCAGCTCCCGCCGTTCACCGTCTCGAATCCGGCCGAGATGCTCCTTTTCGCACTCCTGGGCCTGGTGGCCGGCGGAATCGGCGTGCTGTTCTCCAAGGCCCTCTACGCGATCGAGGATGCGTGCGACTGGCTCTGGCGGGGGCCGGAGTGGCTCCGCCCCGCGGCCGGCGGCCTCCTCCTCGGGACCCTGCTGCTGGTGCTGCCGCAGATGTACGGGGTCGGGTATCCGGTGCTGGAGGGCAGTGTCCTGGGCCGGTACGCTCTCGGCTTCCTCCTGCTCCTGGCTGCGGCGAAGGTCCTGGCCACGAGCCTGACCATCGGGATCGGCGGCTCCGGAGGCGTCTTCGCACCCTCCCTGTTCATCGGGGCGACGGCAGGGGCCGCGTTCGGCCAGGCCGCCGCGATGGTCTTCCCCTCGCTGTCCGGGGACGCCGGCGCCTTCGCACTGGTCGGCATGGGCGCGGTGTTCGCGGGCTCGACGAGGGCGGCGATCACCGCCGGGCTGATCATCTTCGAGCTCAGCGGCGAGTACTCGCTGATCCTGCCGCTGCTGCTGGCGGTCCTGGCCGCCACTGCCGTCTCGGCCCTCGCCAGCGGGGACACGATCTACACCCGCAAGCTCATCCGTCGCGGCGTGGACATCTCCGCACCGGCGACGGGCAGGACATCGCTCGCCGGCCTCAGCGTCGGCGCGGCCATGGGGGCAGCCCCGACACCGGTCCCGGACAGCCTCTCGGCCAAGGAGACCGCGCGGCTGCTGGCCGCCCCCGATTCCCGGGCACTGCCAGTGGTCGGCGCCGACGGCAGGCTAGCCGGGGTGATCACCCCGGCTGCGGTGGCCGAGGGCCTCGAGGGCGCTGAGGACCCAGACCGGCTCACGGCCGGGTCCCTGGCGCAGGCCGCGGCGGCCCTGACCCGGGACGAGCCGCTCGACGCTGCCGTCGAGGCGGTATTGGCCGCGGGCGAGACGGACGGACTGCCGGTCGTCGACGCCGACGGGACCCTGTGCGGTTGGCTCACCACCGAGCACGTCCTCCACCGCATCCTGACAGCAACCTGA
- a CDS encoding MarR family winged helix-turn-helix transcriptional regulator, with translation MSPAAEEGQGKERADEVESVLRASRALLGVVAQSVVEALESVTLPQFRVLVVLASSGPAPIGVLAATLGSVPSTFSRFLDRMEEAGLVARQPSPGSRREVLISLEPQGAAIVEEATERRRRAIAEILRRLGSAERAALVAALDSFSLAAGEPAPETLLVMGL, from the coding sequence ATGTCACCTGCAGCGGAAGAGGGCCAGGGCAAGGAGAGGGCGGACGAGGTCGAGTCCGTGCTCCGCGCCTCGCGGGCGCTGCTCGGGGTTGTGGCGCAGTCGGTCGTCGAGGCCCTCGAGTCCGTCACGCTCCCCCAGTTCAGGGTCCTGGTCGTCCTGGCCAGCTCGGGGCCGGCTCCGATCGGGGTGCTCGCCGCCACGCTGGGCAGCGTGCCATCCACCTTCAGCCGCTTCCTGGACCGCATGGAAGAGGCCGGGCTCGTCGCCCGGCAGCCCAGCCCCGGCAGCCGGCGCGAAGTCCTGATCTCCCTGGAGCCACAGGGCGCGGCCATCGTCGAAGAGGCGACCGAGCGGCGCAGGCGTGCCATCGCCGAGATCCTCCGCCGCCTCGGCTCGGCGGAGCGCGCCGCCCTCGTGGCCGCCCTCGACTCGTTCTCGCTCGCAGCCGGCGAACCCGCACCCGAAACCCTCCTGGTCATGGGGCTCTGA
- a CDS encoding plasma-membrane proton-efflux P-type ATPase: protein MDGTSRQRAALEALAVEDLAGALGSGPDGLSTAEAAKRLAENGPNEVEEEKKSPLLAFLAYFWAPIPWLIEAALVLSLILGHWSDAAIIAVLLLMNGLVGYHEEHQASDTIAALKKSLATTGRVRRDGTWKDVPVRELVVGDLVHLGLGGIVPADVRILESTAVAADQSALTGESLPVSRARGDELYSGSVLTRGQASALVIATGADSYFGRTAALVGQAGTVSHFQRAVLQIGRILVYAALGLVALTTASSLLRGDTAFDAVEFALVVIIASVPVAMPAVLSVTMAIGARKLAADKAVVSHLPAVEELGGIDVLCSDKTGTLTQNRIRVGTPWHAPGVDGAHLVRAAALASSPAGKDAIDLAVLASAPAGAVSGHAVTSFTPFDPTTKRTVADIVGPDGTAFSVAKGAPQVIAAMCGSEDPVTAAAYNRQVALFAGRGDRALGVAERRAGQWRLLGLLPLADPPREDSAETVRAAEGLGVRVKMVTGDALAIGRSIAAQVGIGPDLLDAGQLEERGPDAGGGDEAAADLVERADGFAQVFPEHKYRIVKALQSRGHIVGMTGDGVNDAPALKQADAGIAVSGATDAARAAADVVLLAPGLSVIVGAIRLAREIFARMTSYTIYRISETIRVLLLVTISVVALNVRPVTAVMIVILALLNDGALLSIAYDRAHGSKRPAAWDMREVLTIALSLGLMGMVETLGLMALGLTVFGLDPGGLQTMVFLKLSVAGHLTVFVARTRRRFWKRPAPSPLLLTAVVTAQVLATVIALTGFLMSPLHWTLAVVVWLWSFLWFIVHDQVKLAAYALLARRRQATEGAAA, encoded by the coding sequence ATGGACGGGACTTCCAGACAGCGGGCCGCGCTCGAGGCACTGGCGGTCGAGGACCTCGCGGGGGCCCTGGGCAGCGGCCCCGATGGACTCTCGACGGCAGAGGCCGCCAAGCGTCTGGCAGAGAATGGCCCCAACGAGGTCGAGGAAGAGAAGAAGAGCCCGCTGCTGGCCTTCCTCGCCTATTTCTGGGCGCCGATTCCGTGGCTCATCGAGGCGGCGCTGGTGCTGTCCCTCATTCTGGGGCACTGGTCGGACGCGGCCATCATCGCTGTCCTGCTGCTGATGAACGGCCTCGTCGGCTACCACGAGGAGCACCAGGCCTCAGACACGATCGCGGCCCTGAAGAAGTCCCTGGCCACCACGGGCCGCGTGAGGCGGGACGGAACCTGGAAGGACGTTCCGGTCAGGGAGCTCGTCGTGGGCGACCTCGTCCACCTCGGCCTCGGGGGCATCGTCCCCGCGGACGTGCGGATCCTGGAGAGCACGGCCGTCGCAGCGGACCAGTCGGCCCTGACCGGGGAGTCCCTGCCAGTCAGCCGCGCACGCGGGGACGAGCTCTACTCCGGTTCCGTGCTCACCCGGGGCCAGGCCAGCGCCCTGGTGATCGCCACCGGCGCCGACAGCTACTTCGGCAGGACCGCCGCCCTCGTGGGGCAGGCAGGCACCGTGAGCCACTTCCAGCGGGCCGTGCTGCAGATCGGCAGGATCCTCGTCTACGCCGCACTCGGCCTCGTCGCCCTCACGACCGCATCGTCCCTCCTCCGTGGCGACACGGCCTTCGACGCCGTCGAATTCGCCCTCGTCGTGATCATCGCCTCGGTCCCCGTCGCGATGCCCGCCGTCCTGTCGGTGACCATGGCCATCGGCGCCCGGAAGCTCGCCGCGGACAAGGCAGTGGTCAGCCACCTGCCCGCCGTGGAGGAACTCGGCGGGATCGACGTGCTGTGCTCGGACAAGACGGGCACCCTGACGCAGAACAGGATCCGCGTCGGGACCCCGTGGCACGCCCCGGGCGTCGACGGCGCCCATCTCGTCCGGGCCGCTGCGCTAGCCTCGAGCCCCGCCGGGAAGGACGCGATCGATCTCGCCGTCCTCGCCAGCGCCCCGGCCGGTGCCGTATCCGGCCACGCGGTCACCTCCTTCACGCCTTTCGACCCCACGACCAAGAGGACGGTGGCCGACATCGTCGGCCCGGACGGGACCGCGTTCAGCGTGGCCAAGGGCGCCCCGCAGGTCATCGCCGCCATGTGCGGCAGCGAGGACCCCGTCACGGCCGCCGCCTACAACCGGCAGGTGGCCCTCTTCGCCGGGCGCGGCGACCGGGCCCTGGGCGTCGCCGAGCGGCGCGCGGGCCAATGGCGGCTCCTCGGCCTGCTGCCGCTGGCAGACCCGCCCCGCGAGGACTCGGCGGAGACCGTCCGCGCGGCCGAGGGCCTCGGCGTGCGGGTGAAGATGGTCACCGGCGACGCCCTGGCGATCGGTCGCAGCATCGCCGCCCAGGTCGGGATCGGCCCAGACCTCCTGGACGCTGGCCAGCTCGAGGAGCGCGGACCGGACGCCGGCGGCGGTGACGAGGCAGCGGCCGACCTCGTCGAGCGGGCCGACGGATTCGCGCAGGTGTTCCCCGAGCACAAGTACCGCATCGTCAAGGCCCTCCAGTCCCGCGGCCACATCGTCGGGATGACCGGAGACGGCGTGAACGACGCACCGGCGCTGAAGCAGGCCGATGCCGGCATCGCTGTCTCCGGTGCGACCGATGCTGCCCGTGCCGCGGCCGACGTCGTGCTCCTGGCCCCGGGGCTGTCGGTGATCGTCGGGGCGATCCGGCTCGCCCGGGAGATCTTCGCCCGCATGACCAGCTACACCATCTACCGGATCTCCGAGACCATCCGAGTGCTGCTCCTCGTGACCATCTCGGTCGTCGCGCTCAATGTCCGGCCGGTGACAGCCGTGATGATCGTCATCCTCGCGCTGCTCAACGACGGCGCGCTGCTCTCCATCGCCTACGACAGGGCCCACGGATCCAAGAGGCCCGCCGCATGGGACATGCGCGAGGTCCTCACCATCGCCCTGAGCCTGGGCCTCATGGGCATGGTCGAGACACTGGGCCTCATGGCCCTCGGGCTCACGGTGTTCGGACTGGACCCCGGGGGCCTGCAGACGATGGTCTTCCTCAAACTCTCGGTCGCCGGGCACCTCACCGTATTCGTCGCCCGCACCCGCCGCCGCTTCTGGAAACGCCCCGCCCCCTCGCCGCTGCTCCTCACAGCCGTCGTCACCGCACAGGTCCTCGCCACGGTCATCGCCCTGACCGGATTCCTCATGTCCCCCCTGCACTGGACGCTCGCCGTCGTCGTATGGCTCTGGTCCTTCCTGTGGTTCATCGTCCACGACCAGGTCAAGCTCGCCGCCTACGCGCTCCTCGCACGACGGCGGCAGGCCACCGAAGGCGCCGCGGCGTAA
- a CDS encoding universal stress protein yields the protein MSEFQEHLVGSAGIVVGVDGSPLSVESLRWAARMVPGIGGPITAVMAWEYPANAVMGSFPGPEWDPEQAAHQILDRAVQTAFGDSRPDGLSMETIQGPAAHVLLERSKGAGLLVVGSRGLGGFRGLLLGSVSAACAEHAGCPVLVLHGSDHVGSSVAGPT from the coding sequence ATGAGTGAGTTCCAGGAACACCTTGTGGGATCAGCGGGGATCGTTGTGGGCGTGGATGGTTCGCCGCTGTCGGTCGAGTCGCTCAGGTGGGCGGCGCGCATGGTTCCGGGTATCGGTGGGCCGATCACCGCGGTGATGGCGTGGGAGTATCCGGCGAATGCCGTCATGGGGTCGTTTCCGGGCCCCGAGTGGGACCCCGAGCAGGCCGCGCATCAGATTCTTGACAGGGCCGTCCAGACGGCGTTCGGGGACTCGCGGCCGGATGGCCTTTCCATGGAAACCATCCAAGGCCCAGCAGCGCATGTGCTGCTTGAGCGCAGCAAGGGCGCGGGACTGCTCGTGGTCGGCTCCCGCGGGCTGGGCGGGTTCAGGGGGCTGCTCCTGGGTTCGGTGAGCGCGGCCTGCGCAGAGCACGCCGGATGCCCGGTCCTGGTCCTGCATGGATCGGACCATGTGGGATCGAGCGTTGCCGGGCCGACCTGA
- a CDS encoding DUF4396 domain-containing protein has protein sequence MAPVWLATLAWASLAVAFVSAALIAADIFIRGHRLRMPVMEAVWPATALYFGPVALWGYLRFGRTTSRHWLERNGHSHPPEKPMWATIAVGVSHCGAGCTLGDIVAEALVFVLGLTVAGASLWSEYIGDYILAVALGLAFQYFAIAPMRGLGPRQGIIAAVKADVLSLTAFEVGLFGWMALMAFVFFPDPHLQPNSPVYWFLMQIGMVIGFATAWPANAWLIRKGIKEAM, from the coding sequence ATGGCACCTGTGTGGCTCGCGACCCTCGCCTGGGCGAGCCTGGCCGTCGCGTTCGTCAGCGCGGCGCTGATCGCGGCCGACATCTTCATTCGGGGCCACAGGCTCAGGATGCCGGTGATGGAAGCGGTCTGGCCGGCCACCGCGCTCTACTTCGGCCCGGTCGCGCTCTGGGGGTACCTGCGGTTCGGACGCACCACCAGCAGGCACTGGCTTGAGCGCAACGGACATAGCCACCCGCCCGAGAAGCCCATGTGGGCAACGATCGCTGTCGGAGTCAGCCATTGCGGCGCCGGATGCACCCTCGGAGACATCGTCGCCGAAGCCTTGGTCTTCGTCCTCGGGCTCACAGTCGCGGGAGCATCGCTCTGGAGCGAGTACATCGGCGACTACATCCTCGCCGTCGCACTCGGCCTTGCCTTCCAGTACTTCGCGATCGCACCCATGCGCGGACTCGGCCCCCGCCAAGGAATCATTGCCGCGGTCAAGGCCGACGTCCTTTCCCTCACCGCATTCGAGGTCGGCCTGTTCGGCTGGATGGCGCTGATGGCCTTCGTCTTCTTCCCCGACCCCCACCTGCAGCCCAACTCGCCCGTGTACTGGTTCCTCATGCAGATAGGAATGGTCATCGGTTTCGCCACCGCATGGCCCGCCAACGCCTGGCTCATCCGCAAAGGCATCAAGGAGGCCATGTGA
- the pdxS gene encoding pyridoxal 5'-phosphate synthase lyase subunit PdxS, with the protein MSTEANASAPTTGSNRVKRGMAEMLKGGVIMDVVNVEQAKIAEDAGAVAVMALERVPADIRAQGGVSRMSDPDMIDSIIEAVSIPVMAKARIGHFVEAQVLQSLGVDYIDESEVLTPADYENHIDKWQFTVPFVCGATNLGEALRRINEGAAMIRSKGEAGTGDVSNATTHMRKIRAEIRRLTTMAEDELYVAAKELQAPFELVKEIASTGKLPVVLFTAGGIATPADAAMMMQLGADGVFVGSGIFKSGNPAERAAAVVKATTFFDDADMIAKVSRGLGEAMVGINVDDIPQPHRLAERGW; encoded by the coding sequence GTGTCTACTGAAGCAAACGCCTCGGCTCCCACGACCGGCAGCAACCGTGTCAAGCGTGGCATGGCCGAGATGCTCAAGGGCGGCGTCATCATGGACGTCGTCAACGTCGAGCAGGCGAAGATCGCCGAGGACGCCGGCGCCGTTGCCGTGATGGCCCTCGAGCGCGTCCCTGCTGACATCCGCGCCCAGGGCGGCGTCTCGCGCATGTCGGACCCGGACATGATCGACTCGATCATCGAGGCGGTCTCGATCCCGGTCATGGCCAAGGCCCGCATCGGGCACTTCGTCGAGGCGCAGGTCCTGCAGTCTCTCGGTGTGGACTACATCGACGAGTCCGAGGTCCTGACCCCGGCGGACTACGAGAACCACATCGACAAGTGGCAGTTCACCGTGCCGTTCGTGTGCGGCGCGACGAACCTCGGCGAGGCGCTGCGGCGCATCAATGAGGGCGCGGCCATGATCCGCTCCAAAGGCGAGGCCGGCACCGGCGACGTCTCCAACGCCACGACCCACATGCGCAAGATCCGCGCCGAGATCCGCCGCCTGACCACGATGGCCGAGGACGAGCTGTACGTCGCGGCCAAGGAGCTGCAGGCCCCGTTCGAGCTCGTGAAGGAGATCGCCTCCACCGGCAAGCTCCCGGTCGTGCTGTTCACCGCGGGCGGGATCGCGACCCCGGCGGACGCGGCCATGATGATGCAGCTGGGCGCGGACGGCGTGTTCGTCGGCTCGGGCATCTTCAAGTCGGGCAACCCGGCCGAGCGCGCTGCGGCCGTGGTCAAGGCCACGACCTTCTTCGATGACGCGGACATGATCGCCAAGGTCTCCCGCGGCCTCGGCGAGGCCATGGTCGGCATCAACGTCGACGACATCCCGCAGCCCCACCGCCTCGCAGAGCGCGGCTGGTAA
- the pgsA gene encoding phosphatidylinositol phosphate synthase, with translation MLNRHARNAFTRLFTPLAAFLLRLHVSPDAVTFAGTLGVSLGALILFPLGQLFWGVVVITVFVFSDVIDGIMARLANRAGTWGGFLDSTLDRVQDGAVFAGLAFWFFGAGHSFTTGALALTCLALGNIVSYVRAKAESLGFDANVGIAERAERLVATLVVAGLVGLGLPVPFLTGTLALLAVASAVTVCQRVLTVRAQAATGGAG, from the coding sequence GTGCTCAATAGGCACGCGCGCAACGCCTTCACGAGGCTCTTCACACCCCTCGCGGCGTTCCTGCTGCGCCTGCACGTCTCGCCCGACGCGGTGACGTTTGCGGGCACACTGGGGGTCTCCCTCGGCGCGCTCATCCTCTTCCCGCTCGGCCAGCTGTTCTGGGGCGTCGTCGTGATCACGGTCTTCGTGTTCTCGGATGTCATCGACGGCATCATGGCCCGGCTCGCCAACCGCGCGGGGACGTGGGGCGGCTTCCTCGACTCGACGCTCGACCGCGTCCAGGACGGGGCCGTCTTCGCCGGCCTCGCCTTCTGGTTCTTCGGCGCCGGCCACAGCTTCACCACCGGCGCGCTCGCCCTGACGTGCCTCGCCCTGGGCAACATCGTCTCCTACGTCCGAGCGAAGGCAGAGTCCCTCGGATTCGACGCCAACGTCGGCATCGCCGAGCGCGCCGAACGGCTCGTGGCTACCCTCGTCGTCGCCGGACTCGTGGGGCTGGGACTCCCGGTGCCGTTCCTCACGGGGACCCTGGCCCTCCTCGCCGTCGCGAGCGCCGTGACGGTGTGCCAGCGGGTCCTCACCGTCCGGGCCCAGGCGGCCACGGGAGGGGCGGGCTGA
- a CDS encoding HIT family protein has product MGVGVRSAGSDPAADREVTDDFELPGTPDAFGRLWTPHRMAYVQGGQGQFRNQDDCPFCAAPGRSDEESLIVHRGRTAYAVLNLFPYNPGHLLVCPYRHVPDYTDITAEETAEMAAIAQTAMRVIRKVAGPHGFNLGINQGDAGGAGIAAHLHQHIVPRWGGDGNFLPIIAQTKQITQTLDETRKLLAEAWPDDDGTAAGAQ; this is encoded by the coding sequence ATGGGCGTCGGCGTGCGGAGCGCGGGGTCGGACCCAGCGGCCGACCGCGAGGTGACCGACGACTTCGAGCTGCCCGGCACCCCGGACGCCTTCGGGCGCCTGTGGACTCCGCATCGCATGGCCTACGTCCAGGGCGGGCAGGGCCAGTTCCGCAATCAGGACGACTGCCCCTTCTGTGCTGCTCCCGGCCGCAGTGACGAGGAATCGCTCATCGTCCACCGTGGCCGCACGGCCTACGCCGTGTTGAACCTGTTCCCGTACAACCCCGGCCATCTGCTCGTGTGCCCGTACCGCCACGTCCCGGACTACACGGACATCACGGCGGAGGAGACTGCGGAGATGGCAGCGATCGCGCAGACGGCCATGCGGGTGATCCGCAAGGTCGCCGGTCCGCACGGCTTCAACCTCGGTATCAACCAGGGTGACGCCGGGGGCGCGGGAATAGCGGCCCACCTCCACCAGCACATCGTGCCGAGGTGGGGCGGCGACGGGAACTTCCTGCCGATCATCGCCCAGACCAAGCAGATCACGCAGACGCTGGACGAGACGCGGAAGCTGCTCGCGGAGGCCTGGCCGGACGACGACGGGACGGCCGCGGGTGCTCAATAG
- the thrS gene encoding threonine--tRNA ligase: protein MSDAQQATITVDGVPSTVTAGTTGTELFDGRREIVVMRVDGVLKDLDQPVPAGAVVEGVEISSEDGLNVLRHSTAHVMAQAVQQLRPGAKLGIGPYIKDGFYFDFDVEEPFTPEDLRTLEKMMLKIVNQNQVFRRRVVTAVEAGAEMADEPYKLIILDAKDNQSDGATKEGANVEVGAGEITIYDNVDRKSGDVIWCDLCRGPHLPNTKLISNAFALTRSAAAYWLGSEKNKQLQRIYGTAWPTKEALKEYQDRIAEAERRDHRKLGAELDLFSFPDELGSGLPVFHPKGGIIKREMEDYVRRRHIEEGFQYVGTPHISKDGLFHTSGHLPYYADTMFPPLHVDEERDDEGNVTKPGQDYRLKAMNCPMHNLIYRSRGRSYRELPMRLFEFGHVYRYEKSGVVHGLTRVRGFAQDDSHSYVTKEQAPDEVKHLLDFILSLLRDFGLNDFYLELSTRDPESDKFIGTDEQWEEATAVLERVATETGLELVPDPGGAAYYGPKISVQARDAIGRTWQMSTVQYDFNQPARFGLEYQAADGTRQEPVMIHAAKFGSIERFMGVLTEHYAGAFPAWLAPVQVVAIPVAEAFNDYLYDVADRLKREGIRVEVDASSDRFPKKIRTASKEKVPFVLIAGGEDAEAGAVSFRFRDGSQDNGVPIEKAIERIVEAVRTRAN, encoded by the coding sequence GTGTCAGATGCCCAGCAGGCCACCATCACCGTCGACGGCGTACCAAGCACAGTGACGGCGGGCACCACGGGAACCGAGCTCTTCGACGGTCGGCGCGAGATCGTCGTCATGCGCGTTGACGGAGTGCTCAAGGATCTCGACCAGCCGGTTCCGGCCGGTGCCGTCGTCGAGGGAGTCGAGATCTCGAGCGAGGACGGCCTCAATGTGCTGCGCCACTCAACCGCCCACGTCATGGCCCAGGCCGTCCAGCAGCTGCGCCCCGGCGCGAAGCTCGGCATTGGCCCGTACATCAAGGACGGCTTCTACTTCGACTTCGACGTCGAGGAGCCGTTCACGCCCGAGGACCTGCGCACCCTCGAGAAGATGATGCTCAAGATCGTCAACCAGAATCAGGTCTTCCGCCGCCGCGTCGTGACCGCGGTCGAGGCCGGCGCGGAGATGGCGGACGAGCCCTACAAGCTGATCATCCTCGACGCGAAGGACAACCAATCCGACGGCGCCACCAAGGAGGGCGCGAACGTCGAGGTCGGCGCGGGCGAGATCACGATCTACGACAACGTCGACCGCAAGAGCGGCGACGTCATCTGGTGTGATCTGTGCCGGGGCCCGCACCTGCCCAACACGAAGCTCATCTCGAACGCCTTCGCCCTGACCCGTTCCGCCGCGGCGTACTGGCTGGGGTCCGAGAAGAACAAGCAGCTGCAGCGCATCTACGGCACGGCATGGCCCACCAAGGAGGCGCTCAAGGAGTACCAGGACCGCATCGCCGAGGCCGAGCGCCGCGATCACCGCAAGCTGGGCGCGGAGCTGGACCTGTTCTCCTTCCCCGACGAGCTCGGCTCGGGCCTGCCGGTGTTCCACCCCAAGGGCGGCATCATCAAGCGCGAGATGGAAGACTACGTGCGCCGCCGGCACATCGAGGAGGGATTCCAGTACGTCGGGACGCCGCACATCTCCAAGGACGGCCTCTTCCACACCTCGGGCCACCTCCCGTACTACGCCGACACGATGTTCCCGCCGCTGCACGTCGACGAGGAGCGCGACGACGAGGGCAACGTCACCAAGCCGGGCCAGGACTACCGCCTCAAGGCGATGAACTGCCCCATGCACAACCTCATCTACCGGTCACGCGGCCGGTCGTACCGTGAGCTGCCCATGCGCCTGTTCGAGTTCGGCCACGTGTACCGGTACGAGAAGTCCGGCGTGGTCCACGGCCTCACCCGCGTCCGCGGCTTCGCCCAGGACGACTCGCACTCCTACGTGACGAAGGAGCAGGCCCCGGACGAGGTCAAGCACCTGCTGGACTTCATCCTCTCGCTCCTGCGCGACTTCGGGCTCAACGACTTCTACCTCGAGCTCTCGACCCGTGATCCCGAGTCGGACAAGTTCATCGGCACCGACGAGCAGTGGGAGGAGGCCACGGCCGTCCTCGAGCGCGTGGCCACCGAGACCGGGCTCGAGCTCGTCCCGGACCCGGGCGGCGCGGCGTACTACGGGCCGAAGATCTCGGTGCAGGCGCGGGACGCGATCGGCCGCACGTGGCAGATGTCCACCGTGCAGTACGACTTCAACCAGCCCGCGCGGTTCGGCCTCGAGTACCAGGCGGCTGACGGCACGCGCCAGGAGCCGGTCATGATCCACGCGGCCAAGTTCGGCTCGATCGAGCGGTTCATGGGCGTGCTCACCGAGCACTACGCGGGCGCCTTCCCGGCGTGGCTGGCCCCGGTCCAGGTCGTCGCGATCCCGGTCGCCGAGGCGTTCAACGACTACCTGTACGACGTCGCGGATCGCCTCAAGCGGGAGGGAATCCGTGTCGAGGTGGACGCCTCGAGCGACCGCTTCCCGAAGAAGATCCGCACCGCGAGCAAGGAGAAGGTCCCGTTCGTGCTCATCGCGGGCGGTGAGGACGCCGAGGCCGGCGCGGTCTCGTTCAGGTTCCGCGACGGGAGCCAGGACAACGGCGTGCCGATCGAGAAGGCGATCGAGCGCATCGTCGAGGCCGTGCGGACGAGGGCGAACTGA